From one Mucilaginibacter inviolabilis genomic stretch:
- a CDS encoding TolC family protein yields MQSLKITVLIALGLLMGINTYAQQNNDPAVSLKTLLNRVDQNAPTLLTDSAAIKIRRTQAAETHSNWLPNLRLNYQADIGTNNNVAGPYFGFGIIPADSKVRAESNNSAVSATVGVAALDWEIYNFGSYGAQNKVANSDIQVEQNQFANSRYQLRAYTISNYLQLLRLHDLLGIQSLNIQRNSEILRSIQSLAKSGVRAGVDTSISEAELSKARLNYIELVNQQKQVQLQLSSVSGLPYQSIVPDTTAEMTLIGQSAVVQSLNPDTVNHPVINYYRSVYQNSLQREDMVKKSYNPKILLEAAAWGRGSSIDANDHFNSLSSGFGVDRSNYLVGIGVSYNLFDIRRRQLKLRTQKATTDYSLQKLSEQRQLLSISASQADVELQTARQRLQEIPRQLKAANEGYRQKLSLYKSGLTDIIELNAALNILYRAETDLAQAKFAYTGALFQKAVTENQVNTVLNLLK; encoded by the coding sequence ATGCAAAGTTTAAAAATAACTGTACTTATTGCCCTGGGCCTGCTCATGGGGATAAATACTTATGCACAGCAAAACAATGATCCGGCGGTGAGCTTAAAAACGTTGCTCAACCGGGTTGATCAAAATGCGCCTACGCTGCTTACCGACTCCGCAGCTATCAAAATCCGCCGTACACAGGCCGCCGAAACACATAGCAACTGGCTACCCAATCTGCGGCTTAATTATCAGGCCGATATAGGTACCAATAACAACGTGGCCGGCCCGTATTTTGGGTTCGGCATTATCCCGGCCGACTCTAAAGTACGCGCCGAAAGCAACAATTCCGCCGTATCAGCAACCGTGGGTGTAGCTGCCCTTGATTGGGAGATCTATAATTTTGGCTCCTACGGCGCCCAAAACAAAGTGGCCAATTCTGATATCCAGGTAGAGCAAAATCAATTTGCCAACTCCCGGTACCAGTTACGGGCCTACACCATTAGCAACTATTTGCAACTGCTGCGCCTGCATGATCTGCTGGGTATACAGTCGCTCAACATACAGCGCAATTCCGAGATCCTTCGTTCCATACAGTCATTGGCTAAAAGTGGTGTGCGGGCAGGCGTTGATACCAGTATTTCGGAAGCCGAGCTGTCAAAAGCCAGGTTAAACTATATCGAACTGGTGAATCAGCAAAAGCAAGTGCAACTGCAGCTTTCGTCGGTAAGTGGCTTACCGTATCAATCCATCGTCCCGGATACTACAGCCGAGATGACATTGATCGGTCAGTCGGCAGTGGTACAATCTTTAAACCCCGATACGGTTAATCACCCTGTGATCAACTATTACCGGTCGGTATATCAAAACAGCCTGCAGCGCGAGGATATGGTGAAAAAAAGCTATAATCCCAAGATATTGCTGGAAGCCGCGGCCTGGGGCCGTGGATCAAGTATCGATGCTAATGATCATTTCAACAGCTTGTCGAGCGGCTTCGGTGTCGATAGGAGCAATTACCTGGTAGGTATCGGCGTATCCTACAATTTGTTCGATATCCGCCGCAGGCAGTTGAAACTTCGTACCCAAAAGGCCACCACCGATTACAGTTTGCAAAAGCTATCTGAGCAAAGACAATTATTATCAATAAGCGCCAGTCAGGCCGATGTAGAATTACAAACCGCCAGGCAGCGCCTGCAGGAAATTCCACGGCAGTTAAAAGCGGCCAATGAAGGTTATCGGCAAAAGCTGTCGCTATATAAAAGCGGCTTAACCGACATTATTGAACTTAATGCCGCGCTCAATATCCTTTACCGTGCCGAAACAGACCTGGCTCAAGCCAAATTCGCTTACACCGGAGCGCTGTTCCAGAAAGCCGTTACCGAAAACCAGGTCAATACTGTTTTAAACCTTTTAAAATAA
- a CDS encoding DUF885 domain-containing protein, whose translation MKKTVLYIFAAAILAACNQPKTNSSSKTDNPELAKVFDNYFEESLKLYPLNATGIGDNRYNDQLPNDGSAEFLAKSKAFYENYLAQVKHFNREDLSEADQLSYDIFTYEAQLALDGFKQHFEYMPFNQFSALPLAIGQLGSGAGSQPFKTVKDYNDWLKRVSAFSVWADTAISNFNKGIKAGVVLPKALVVKTIPELQDLVVADPTKSLFYGPITNLPKDFSDADKKQLTEAYKRAITTVISPTYKKLADYLKTEYLPHARATSGYSALPDGGSKYGYLVKQQTTTDKTPEEIYQTGLKEVSRIRGIMDSIKTSVGFKGDLQAFFEYMKTDPKFTPYKTPKEVLDAFANIHKRMEPNLKKMFNHVPKTPFEIRQTEAFRAASASAEYNAGSADGSRPGIFYVPILDATKFNITSGMESLFLHEAIPGHHYQISLTQENTSLPKFRRFDAGENAYVEGWALYCESLGKELGLYTDPYQYMGALGDEIHRAIRLVVDVAIHTKNMTREQAIKYMMDNEAISEQGATAEIERYMAIPGQALGYKIGALKIRELRNKYEKQMGSKFNLAEFHNQVLKDGAMPLAVFEAKMNAWAAKQ comes from the coding sequence ATGAAGAAAACCGTCCTCTACATTTTTGCTGCGGCTATTTTAGCTGCCTGCAACCAGCCCAAAACAAACAGTTCATCCAAAACCGACAATCCTGAACTGGCCAAAGTATTCGATAATTACTTTGAAGAATCATTAAAACTATATCCGCTTAATGCTACCGGTATTGGCGATAACCGCTATAATGATCAATTACCTAACGATGGTTCGGCAGAATTCTTAGCAAAATCAAAAGCCTTTTATGAAAATTACCTGGCGCAAGTAAAACACTTTAACCGGGAGGATCTGAGCGAGGCCGATCAGCTTTCATACGATATTTTCACTTACGAGGCGCAGCTTGCATTGGATGGTTTTAAACAGCATTTTGAATACATGCCTTTTAACCAGTTTAGTGCTTTACCACTTGCTATAGGGCAGTTAGGCTCGGGAGCAGGTTCGCAGCCGTTCAAAACTGTTAAGGACTATAATGACTGGCTAAAGCGCGTATCGGCATTTTCGGTATGGGCCGACACTGCCATCAGCAATTTTAACAAAGGCATCAAAGCGGGTGTGGTTTTACCTAAAGCATTGGTTGTAAAAACTATCCCCGAATTGCAGGATCTGGTAGTTGCCGACCCTACGAAAAGTTTATTTTATGGACCGATCACCAATCTGCCCAAAGATTTTTCTGATGCGGATAAAAAGCAATTGACCGAAGCTTATAAAAGAGCCATCACCACCGTTATTTCACCTACTTATAAAAAACTGGCCGATTATTTAAAAACGGAATACTTGCCACATGCCCGTGCAACTTCGGGCTATTCTGCTTTGCCCGATGGTGGCTCCAAGTACGGTTACCTGGTAAAACAACAAACCACTACTGATAAAACTCCGGAAGAAATTTACCAGACCGGGCTGAAAGAGGTAAGCCGCATCCGCGGTATTATGGATAGCATCAAAACCAGCGTTGGTTTTAAAGGCGATTTGCAGGCATTTTTTGAATACATGAAAACCGATCCTAAGTTTACTCCTTATAAAACGCCAAAAGAGGTTTTAGATGCGTTTGCAAACATTCACAAGCGCATGGAGCCCAACCTGAAAAAAATGTTTAATCATGTGCCTAAAACGCCTTTCGAGATCAGGCAAACAGAGGCTTTCCGGGCGGCATCAGCCAGCGCCGAATATAATGCAGGCTCGGCCGATGGCAGCAGACCAGGTATATTTTATGTACCTATACTGGATGCTACTAAGTTTAACATTACCTCCGGTATGGAATCCTTATTCTTGCATGAAGCTATTCCGGGCCATCATTACCAAATCTCCTTAACACAGGAAAACACCTCACTACCCAAATTCCGCAGGTTTGATGCCGGTGAAAATGCCTACGTAGAAGGATGGGCCTTATACTGCGAATCATTAGGTAAAGAATTGGGCCTGTATACCGATCCTTACCAATACATGGGTGCACTGGGCGATGAGATACACCGCGCCATCCGCCTGGTGGTTGACGTGGCTATACATACCAAAAATATGACCCGCGAGCAGGCTATCAAATACATGATGGATAACGAAGCCATCAGCGAGCAAGGCGCTACCGCCGAAATTGAACGTTATATGGCTATACCAGGGCAGGCTTTGGGCTATAAAATAGGAGCGCTTAAAATACGCGAGCTTCGTAATAAATATGAAAAACAAATGGGCAGTAAATTTAACCTGGCCGAATTTCATAACCAGGTACTAAAAGATGGCGCTATGCCACTTGCTGTATTTGAAGCAAAAATGAACGCCTGGGCCGCAAAACAATAA